The Plantactinospora sp. KBS50 sequence GCCGTAGTGCCGGGTCTTCCGGCCGCCGTCGGCGCGGACCGTGTTGCCGTGCATCGGATCGCACATCCAGGTCACCGGCCGGCCGGCCCGGCGCACGGCGGCGACCAGCCGGGGCAGCCGGTCCCGGACCAGCGCCGCCCCCTGCCGGGAGATCAGGGTGAGCCGGCCCGGCACCCCGAGCGGGTCCAGCCGTTCACAGGTGCGCACCAGGTCCTCCGGGTCGGTCTCCGGGCCGACCTTGCAGGCCACGGGGTTGGCGACGCCGGCCAGGAACGATACGTGGGCACCGTCCGGCGCCCCGGTGCGGTACCCGATCCAGGGCAGGTGGGTGGAGGCCAGGTACCACCGCCCGGTCTGCTCGTCGCGCCGGGTCAGTGGCTCCTCGTAGTCGAGCACCAACGCCTCGTGGCTGGTCCACAGGCCGCGATGCCGCCAGGCGCCGTCCCGGCGCACGGTCACCCCGTGCTCGGCCGGATCGGCGCCGGCCAGCCGGCGCAGCTCGGCGAAGACCCCGGCGGCCGTGGCGTACCCGTCGACCAGCCGGGAGGCCCGCTCCTGCCGGGCCGCGGCGGTCGGCTCGGCGCCGTTGACGAGCAGGCCGCGGAACGACGGCAGGTGCCGGCCGTCGACGATCTCGGTGGGCTGCGACCGCGGCTTGGCGAACTGGCCGGCGATCCGGGCGGCGGTGACCACCGGCAGCCCCGTGCGGTCGCTGATCAGCACGGACATCCGGCCGATCAGCGCATGCTTGCGCCGGCTGGCCAGCACGGCCTCCGGGCCGAACGGCTCCGCGCAGTCGCCGGCCTGGAGCAGGAACGCCCCGGCCCCGGCGACCCGGGCCAGCCGGTCCTGGAGCAACCGCACCTCCGCCAGGCTGGTCAGCGGTGCCGCGGCGGCCAGTTCGGCCCGCGCCCGGCGCAGACCCGGGCCGCTCCAGCCCGGCTGGTGCACCCGGGGCAGCGAGTGCCAGATCGCGGGCCGCCACTCCGCCGCCCCGGCGTCGTCCGCCACCGCGGCGCCATCCAGCGGATCGGCGCCCTCCCGCGGATCGGCGCCGTCCATCGGGCCGGCACCGTCCGCCGGGCCGGCACCGCCCATCGGGCCGACACCGTCCGCCCGCGCGGCGCCGTCGGCCGCCGTGGCGTCGTCCACCGGCTGCCCGCCCGACGACGCCGTGGCTCCGGCGTCGCCGGCTCGATCATCGGAAGACAGATCAGGCCAGCTCACGTCCACCTCGTTTCGAGTAACACCGACGGCCGGATCCGGGACACCCGCCATCGACATCCCGATGATGGTTACCGTCTGAGACCAGAAGCGTGACAGCCGGTAATCCCATGGTCGTGAGCCAACGGTCCTGGCGGTCCGGGATCCTCGACGGGTCGGGAGAACGGCCCGCGGCCCGCCGGGGCGCGGCGCGCGTCCCGGGCCGGCGGCGCCCGGCCGCCCATGGGACCAGCGTCGGTCATCACCGCGCAGGACCACCCGTACGCAATGCTGCGTACCAGGATCCACGCGCTCAGCGGACGACGCGGCCCGGCCCGGTCGGCAAGCTGGTGCGGTGACCGACAACCTCGTCCGGACGACCGACCTCACCAAGCGGTACGGCGGGAATCAGGCGCTGGACCGCGTCAGCCTCACCGTGCGACGCGGCGAGGTCTACGGCTTCCTCGGACCCAACGGGGCCGGCAAGACGACCGCGCTGCGGATCCTGCTCGGCCTGATCCGGCCGACCTCCGGCCGGGTGGAGGTGCTCGGCGGCCGGCCCGGCGAGCCCGCGACGCTCGCCCGGATCGGCATGCTGCTGGAGTCCGGGGCCTTCTACCCCTACCTGTCCGGCCGGGACAACCTGCGCGC is a genomic window containing:
- a CDS encoding 3-deoxy-7-phosphoheptulonate synthase, which translates into the protein MDDATAADGAARADGVGPMGGAGPADGAGPMDGADPREGADPLDGAAVADDAGAAEWRPAIWHSLPRVHQPGWSGPGLRRARAELAAAAPLTSLAEVRLLQDRLARVAGAGAFLLQAGDCAEPFGPEAVLASRRKHALIGRMSVLISDRTGLPVVTAARIAGQFAKPRSQPTEIVDGRHLPSFRGLLVNGAEPTAAARQERASRLVDGYATAAGVFAELRRLAGADPAEHGVTVRRDGAWRHRGLWTSHEALVLDYEEPLTRRDEQTGRWYLASTHLPWIGYRTGAPDGAHVSFLAGVANPVACKVGPETDPEDLVRTCERLDPLGVPGRLTLISRQGAALVRDRLPRLVAAVRRAGRPVTWMCDPMHGNTVRADGGRKTRHYGDIVDELRGFFAVLARFGQWPGGVQLEVAAEPVAECRGGPGAEPADPDLGYRSLCDPRLNDAQSLGLAATIADLLAAAVAARPDPAAALASIR